A single region of the Silene latifolia isolate original U9 population chromosome 8, ASM4854445v1, whole genome shotgun sequence genome encodes:
- the LOC141594438 gene encoding protein NRT1/ PTR FAMILY 2.7-like: protein MLIEEGRINGDTTTTDITKKKGGWITFPFILGSVSGLTLVAGGWYANIIVYAIQQYNIDPITSAQIHNVAAGGYNFFPLVAAIIADSFFGSYWLILVSAFISLLGAIMFTLSAALPQLRPPLCDPSTLLCKTASSPQTAFLYLTLTLAVIGLGGTRYLLGSLGANQFDKKEHQRVFFNWFIFSFEMGFVIAFTLIVYVQNNVSWAIGYGIVVVVNIFSIGLFLSGSPFYRRLIPRGSPFVSIGRVVVASFRNLNLSTQDHEYFSESTTSRAPTSGLRFFNNAALIKIVDTQSSVDPQKSWRLCSVEEVEDLKRMMKPLAIWGAGLLESTIYAVGSNLITVQALLMDRHVGPHFQIPAGTVYVFALIWTSFLLVILDRILYPLWDKIFCSSLTPLQRVGIGYFFNMAGMVAYAIIERQRLHLITTHNLLDQHNAVSPMSVIWLFLPLALLGTGSALYLPGEVEFYYREFPKSLRTTSTAMTSLRLAVGYYLSIVIVDIVRKRTSWLPNDINHGRLDKLYWLVSILGLVNFFIYLTASKLYKSNHNESDIDVSE, encoded by the exons GGTCTGTATCAGGATTGACTCTAGTAGCAGGTGGATGGTATGCAAATATAATCGTATATGCCATTCAACAGTATAATATTGATCCTATCACTTCGGCACAAATCCATAATGTCGCTGCTGGCGGTTATAACTTCTTTCCCCTTGTCGCAGCCATCATTGCTGATAGTTTTTTCGGATCTTACTGGCTTATTCTTGTTTCCGCTTTTATTTCCTTATTG GGTGCGATAATGTTCACGCTTTCAGCAGCACTTCCACAGTTGCGGCCTCCTTTGTGCGATCCAAGTACCCTGTTGTGCAAAACTGCTTCTTCTCCCCAAACTGCATTCTTATACCTGACTCTTACACTAGCCGTGATTGGGCTTGGCGGAACTCGTTACTTACTAGGGTCATTAGGGGCAAACCAATTTGACAAAAAGGAGCATCAAAGAGTGTTCTTCAATTGGTTTATTTTCTCATTTGAAATGGGCTTCGTTATTGCCTTTACACTTATTGTTTATGTCCAAAACAATGTGAGTTGGGCAATTGGTTATGGGATAGTTGTTGTTGTTAACATCTTTTCCATAGGTCTCTTCTTGTCTGGCTCACCATTTTATAGACGTTTGATACCTCGAGGAAGCCCTTTTGTTAGCATTGGTCGAGTGGTTGTTGCTTCATTTCGCAACCTAAATTTGTCTACACAAGATCATGAATACTTTTCCGAAAGCACAACGTCCAGAGCTCCCACCTCAGGCTTAAG ATTCTTCAATAATGCCGCTTTAATAAAAATTGTTGATACTCAATCAAGTGTAGATCCCCAAAAATCATGGAGGTTATGTAGTGTAGAAGAAGTGGAAGATCTAAAGAGAATGATGAAACCCTTAGCAATCTGGGGTGCAGGTTTACTTGAAAGCACTATTTACGCGGTCGGTTCCAACTTAATCACTGTTCAAGCTCTATTAATGGATAGACATGTCGGACCTCATTTCCAAATACCAGCAGGAACGGTGTATGTCTTCGCGCTGATATGGACATCATTTTTACTAGTTATACTTGATCGCATTCTATACCCATTATGGGACAAAATCTTTTGTTCTTCCTTAACTCCTCTGCAACGGGTTGGAATCGGTTATTTTTTTAACATGGCGGGTATGGTTGCTTATGCTATTATAGAACGCCAAAGATTACATTTAATCACGACTCATAATCTATTGGATCAACATAATGCTGTGTCCCCAATGTCCGTGATATGGCTATTTCTACCGTTGGCCTTGTTGGGTACGGGATCGGCGTTATATTTACCAGGTGAAGTCGAATTTTACTATCGAGAATTTCCCAAATCTTTAAGAACTACTTCGACGGCGATGACTTCTCTTCGCCTTGCTGTTGGGTATTACTTAAGTATTGTAATTGTTGACATCGTAAGGAAAAGAACGTCTTGGTTACCAAATGATATTAACCATGGAAGGTTGGATAAACTATATTGGTTGGTATCGATCCTCGGTTTGGTTAACTTTTTTATTTATCTTACTGCATCCAAGTTGTATAAGAGCAACCATAATGAAAGTGATATAGATGTAAGTGAGTAA